The proteins below come from a single uncultured Carboxylicivirga sp. genomic window:
- the groL gene encoding chaperonin GroEL (60 kDa chaperone family; promotes refolding of misfolded polypeptides especially under stressful conditions; forms two stacked rings of heptamers to form a barrel-shaped 14mer; ends can be capped by GroES; misfolded proteins enter the barrel where they are refolded when GroES binds), producing the protein MAKEIKFNIEARELLKQGVDELANAVKVTLGPKGRNVIIDKKFGAPAITKDGVSVAKEVELSDPYANMGAQMVKEVASKTGDDAGDGTTTATVLAQSIINVGLKNVTAGANPMELKRGIDKAVATVVASIKEQSQEVGEHSEKIEQVATISANNDSMIGKLIAEAMEKVSKEGVITVEEAKGTDTTVEVVEGMQFDRGYISPYFVTNTEKMEAEMENPMILIHDKKISTMKDLLPVLEATAQAGRPLVIIAEDVDGEALATLVVNRLRGSLKVAAVKAPGFGDRRKEMLQDIAVLTGGTVISEETGLKLENASLEMLGQAEKVTIDKENTTVVNGAGQKDVIDARVAQIKAQIANTTSDYDREKLQERLAKLAGGVAVLYVGAASEVEMKEKKDRVDDALSATRAAVEEGIVPGGGVALVRAIASLEGLKGETEDETTGIEIVKRAIEEPLRQISFNAGKEGAVIVQKVAEGTADFGYNARFDRFENLLESGVIDPAKVTRVALENAASIAGMFLTTECVLVEEKEETPAMPPMGGGMGGGMPGMM; encoded by the coding sequence ATGGCTAAAGAAATAAAATTCAATATCGAAGCTCGCGAACTACTAAAACAAGGTGTAGACGAGTTGGCAAACGCAGTTAAAGTAACATTAGGCCCTAAAGGTCGCAACGTAATTATCGACAAAAAATTCGGTGCTCCAGCTATCACTAAAGATGGTGTATCAGTTGCTAAAGAAGTTGAGTTATCAGACCCTTATGCAAACATGGGTGCTCAAATGGTAAAAGAAGTAGCATCAAAAACTGGCGACGACGCTGGTGATGGAACGACTACAGCTACTGTTTTGGCTCAATCAATCATTAATGTTGGTTTGAAAAACGTTACTGCCGGTGCTAACCCAATGGAGTTGAAACGCGGTATTGACAAAGCTGTTGCTACAGTTGTTGCAAGCATAAAAGAGCAATCGCAAGAAGTTGGCGAGCACAGCGAAAAAATTGAACAAGTTGCTACTATCTCAGCTAACAACGACAGCATGATCGGTAAATTAATTGCCGAAGCAATGGAAAAAGTTAGCAAAGAAGGTGTTATTACTGTTGAAGAAGCAAAAGGTACTGATACTACTGTTGAAGTGGTTGAAGGTATGCAATTCGACCGTGGATATATCTCTCCATACTTTGTTACCAATACAGAGAAAATGGAAGCTGAGATGGAAAATCCGATGATTTTAATCCACGACAAGAAGATTTCTACTATGAAAGATCTTCTTCCTGTATTAGAAGCTACAGCTCAAGCTGGTCGTCCTTTGGTTATCATTGCCGAAGATGTTGATGGCGAAGCATTGGCTACATTGGTTGTAAACCGTTTACGCGGATCATTAAAAGTAGCTGCTGTTAAAGCTCCTGGTTTTGGCGATCGTCGTAAAGAAATGTTACAAGATATCGCTGTATTAACTGGTGGTACCGTTATTTCGGAAGAAACTGGTTTAAAACTTGAGAATGCATCTTTAGAAATGCTTGGTCAGGCCGAAAAAGTTACTATTGATAAAGAAAACACTACTGTAGTTAACGGTGCTGGACAAAAAGATGTAATTGATGCACGTGTAGCTCAAATCAAAGCTCAAATTGCAAACACTACATCAGATTACGATCGCGAAAAATTACAAGAGCGTTTGGCTAAATTAGCTGGTGGTGTTGCTGTTCTTTACGTTGGTGCTGCTTCTGAAGTAGAAATGAAAGAAAAGAAAGATCGCGTTGACGATGCATTAAGTGCAACTCGTGCTGCTGTTGAAGAAGGAATCGTTCCTGGTGGTGGGGTTGCTTTGGTTCGTGCAATTGCTTCGTTAGAAGGATTAAAAGGCGAAACTGAAGACGAAACTACAGGTATCGAAATTGTAAAACGTGCTATCGAAGAACCATTGCGTCAGATTTCTTTCAACGCTGGGAAAGAAGGTGCTGTTATTGTACAAAAAGTAGCAGAAGGAACAGCTGACTTTGGTTACAATGCTCGCTTCGACCGTTTCGAAAACCTATTGGAAAGCGGAGTTATCGACCCAGCTAAAGTAACTCGTGTAGCTCTTGAAAATGCAGCTTCTATCGCTGGTATGTT
- a CDS encoding co-chaperone GroES yields the protein MSDLKGKVLAGKILVKPQEAETKTSSGIIIPDSAKEKPLQGEVVLVGAAKKDEEMEIKAGDVVLYGKYSGTELNVEGTDYLLMSQSDVLYIL from the coding sequence ATGTCAGATTTAAAAGGTAAAGTATTAGCCGGTAAAATTCTGGTTAAGCCACAGGAGGCTGAAACCAAGACTTCAAGCGGAATTATCATTCCTGATTCAGCAAAAGAAAAACCATTACAAGGAGAAGTTGTATTGGTTGGCGCTGCTAAAAAAGACGAAGAAATGGAAATTAAAGCTGGTGACGTTGTTCTTTATGGAAAGTATAGCGGTACTGAACTGAACGTAGAAGGCACAGACTATCTTTTGATGTCTCAGTCTGATGTGTTATATATCCTTTAA
- the secG gene encoding preprotein translocase subunit SecG, with protein MYSFISILVIIASILLILIVLVQNSKGGGLASNFSASNQVMGVRKTTDFLEKATWTLAGALLVLSFVAVMVLPKATAGGAEVDEKINALPQQQQEVPAFPTPAQGDDAAEQPASAE; from the coding sequence ATGTATTCGTTTATTTCGATACTAGTTATTATAGCGAGCATCCTTCTAATCCTTATCGTATTAGTTCAAAATTCAAAAGGAGGAGGTTTAGCTTCTAATTTTTCTGCTTCTAACCAAGTAATGGGAGTTCGTAAAACCACAGATTTCCTTGAAAAAGCTACGTGGACATTAGCTGGTGCCCTTTTGGTTTTATCATTTGTTGCAGTTATGGTATTACCTAAAGCTACTGCTGGAGGTGCCGAAGTGGATGAAAAAATTAATGCATTACCTCAGCAACAACAAGAAGTTCCTGCATTCCCAACACCTGCTCAGGGTGATGATGCAGCAGAACAACCTGCAAGCGCTGAATAA
- a CDS encoding tetratricopeptide repeat protein — protein sequence MNKTEFFDCVANPDRLNKDTVAPINEILEEYPWFQTARLLLVKNLHLIDHVKFNSELKTSAAFIADRKRLFDLIHNYEASEAVNEEPIAEEEPKVVETPKEPEVPKEDENVHSEHSSIGMSTNISSVSDYFQADDVYETNDGKTLDFSNLGIKSEEEDTPVVLPSADFLEYETANYTGYQLHDIDDINEDENRSFSGWLNALRHAPAPDVDKKPDTPKKKSQQLIDNFLSFDAPKIISNKPANTQNTDTKRHENSIKESDDLLSETLASIYIKQKHFDKAIAIYEKLRLKYPEKSVYFADRISDLEKSINNQ from the coding sequence ATGAATAAAACAGAGTTTTTCGATTGCGTAGCCAATCCGGATCGTTTGAATAAAGATACTGTAGCTCCCATAAACGAAATTTTGGAGGAGTATCCATGGTTTCAAACGGCCCGATTGTTACTTGTCAAAAACCTGCATTTGATTGATCATGTTAAATTTAACAGCGAGCTAAAAACATCGGCTGCCTTTATTGCAGATAGGAAACGACTATTTGATCTGATCCATAATTACGAAGCTAGCGAAGCTGTTAATGAAGAACCAATTGCCGAAGAAGAACCTAAGGTTGTTGAAACACCTAAAGAGCCCGAAGTTCCTAAAGAAGACGAGAACGTTCACTCTGAACACTCTTCAATTGGTATGTCAACCAACATTAGTTCGGTAAGTGATTATTTTCAGGCTGATGATGTGTATGAAACAAATGATGGGAAAACGCTTGACTTTAGTAACCTGGGAATTAAATCGGAAGAAGAGGATACACCCGTAGTGTTACCAAGTGCCGATTTTCTGGAATACGAAACAGCCAATTACACAGGTTATCAATTACATGATATCGATGACATTAACGAGGACGAGAACCGTTCGTTCTCGGGTTGGCTAAATGCATTGCGTCATGCTCCGGCACCAGATGTGGATAAAAAACCAGATACGCCTAAAAAGAAATCGCAGCAGCTGATAGATAATTTCTTAAGTTTTGATGCGCCAAAAATCATTAGCAATAAACCGGCAAACACTCAAAACACCGACACTAAACGCCACGAAAATAGCATTAAGGAAAGTGATGATTTGTTATCAGAAACGTTAGCAAGTATTTACATCAAACAAAAACACTTTGATAAAGCGATTGCTATTTATGAAAAGTTGCGTTTGAAATATCCCGAAAAAAGTGTTTACTTTGCCGATCGAATTAGTGACCTAGAAAAAAGTATTAATAATCAATAA
- a CDS encoding LptE family protein — translation MIKQIKIAISLAILVSSLVACSVSMTMSGASIPDNISSFSVQYFNNRAPLINPTLSQEFTEGLKDRITNESRLKLESNTGDIDFSGEITGYDVRPMSIQADAVSAETRLTMTVKVRYKNYKDPKQNWESSFSAFRDFDSNKNINEVEPDLTKEMVEEITENIFNKTFSDW, via the coding sequence ATGATAAAACAGATAAAAATAGCAATTAGTCTGGCTATTTTGGTGAGCAGCTTAGTAGCTTGTTCCGTTAGCATGACTATGAGCGGGGCATCAATACCAGACAACATCAGTAGTTTCTCTGTTCAGTATTTTAACAACAGAGCTCCGCTAATTAATCCAACTTTAAGTCAAGAATTTACCGAAGGTTTAAAAGATCGTATCACAAATGAGTCGCGTCTAAAGTTGGAATCTAACACCGGAGACATTGATTTTTCGGGTGAGATAACCGGTTACGATGTTCGTCCTATGTCGATTCAGGCTGATGCGGTTTCAGCTGAAACTCGTTTAACCATGACTGTGAAGGTGCGATATAAAAACTATAAAGACCCTAAGCAAAACTGGGAATCGTCTTTTTCTGCATTTCGCGATTTTGACTCAAACAAAAACATCAATGAAGTTGAGCCGGATCTTACCAAAGAAATGGTAGAAGAGATTACCGAAAATATTTTTAATAAGACATTCTCTGACTGGTAA
- a CDS encoding sigma-54 dependent transcriptional regulator, giving the protein MDLQQIKQRFGIIGNSFGLNRAIDVAVQVAPTDLSVLITGESGTGKESFPQIIHQNSSRKHGTYVAVNCGAIPEGTIDSELFGHEKGAFTGALSDRKGYFEEAHQGTIFLDEIGELPLATQVRLLRVLETGEFMKVGSSKVLKTDVRVVAATNVEMEKAIKEGKFREDLYYRLNSVPIKIPPLRDRAEDIYLLFRKFSSDFANRYRMPAIKLTDDAKNLLMGYRWPGNIRQLKNITEQISVIEQKREIDAEVMSHYLPYHSGGNLPALIDQKKMPGGADFNTEREILYKVLFDMKRDMNDLKTLVHGLLEDGPVAAQAEHANIVQKLYQNEEGSFISDNNMPSSVPTYNNNVPTEHHSGIEDTEEFVEESLSLADKEIELIKKALSKYNGKRKQAARELGISERTLYRKIKEYQIEG; this is encoded by the coding sequence ATGGATCTACAGCAAATCAAACAAAGGTTTGGCATCATAGGTAACTCTTTTGGCCTCAACCGTGCAATTGATGTAGCCGTTCAGGTTGCACCCACTGATCTTTCTGTTTTGATCACAGGAGAAAGTGGCACAGGTAAAGAATCTTTTCCTCAAATAATTCATCAAAATAGTTCTCGTAAACATGGCACATATGTGGCTGTTAACTGTGGTGCAATTCCTGAAGGGACCATCGATTCGGAACTATTCGGACATGAAAAAGGTGCATTTACCGGTGCTCTTTCCGATCGTAAAGGATATTTTGAGGAAGCACATCAGGGAACCATTTTTCTGGATGAGATTGGAGAGCTTCCGTTGGCAACACAAGTTCGTCTTCTAAGGGTTTTAGAAACCGGTGAATTTATGAAAGTGGGTTCATCAAAGGTTTTGAAAACCGATGTAAGGGTGGTTGCAGCTACCAATGTTGAGATGGAAAAAGCAATTAAAGAAGGGAAATTCCGCGAAGATTTGTATTACCGACTTAACAGCGTTCCCATAAAAATACCACCTTTGCGCGACCGTGCGGAAGATATTTATTTATTATTCCGGAAGTTTTCAAGTGATTTTGCCAATCGTTATCGAATGCCGGCTATAAAGCTTACCGATGATGCTAAAAATCTGTTGATGGGATACCGATGGCCGGGAAACATTCGTCAGTTAAAAAACATAACTGAACAAATTTCGGTAATTGAGCAAAAAAGAGAAATTGACGCAGAAGTAATGAGTCATTATTTACCCTATCATTCAGGTGGCAATCTACCCGCTTTAATCGATCAGAAAAAAATGCCTGGTGGAGCTGACTTTAATACCGAGCGTGAAATTTTATACAAAGTTTTGTTTGATATGAAGCGCGACATGAACGATTTAAAAACATTGGTTCATGGCTTGCTCGAAGATGGTCCGGTTGCGGCTCAGGCTGAGCATGCCAACATTGTTCAGAAATTATATCAGAATGAAGAAGGTAGCTTTATCAGCGATAATAATATGCCTTCATCGGTGCCAACCTATAACAATAATGTTCCAACCGAACATCATTCAGGAATTGAGGACACTGAAGAATTTGTTGAGGAATCCTTATCATTAGCTGATAAAGAAATTGAATTGATTAAAAAAGCACTAAGTAAATACAATGGAAAGCGCAAACAAGCTGCCCGTGAATTGGGTATCTCGGAACGCACTTTATATCGTAAAATAAAAGAGTATCAAATAGAAGGATAA
- the kdsB gene encoding 3-deoxy-manno-octulosonate cytidylyltransferase: MINKHILGLIPARFGSTRFPGKPLADIGGKPMIQRVYEQTKKELDFVYVATDDERIEKAVLNFGGKVVMTSVDHQSGTDRCAEAFEKVQQLENIEFYAVLNIQGDEPFISPEQIGLVAKCFNDENTQLATLVKPIVKTEDLFNPNKPKVVISKQKKALYFSRSPIPYFRSEEEKNWVDKHQYFNHIGLYGYRSDILREITQLALGQLELVESLEQLRWLENGYEIRVEETNEQAFAIDTPEDLEKLLKSGLIT; the protein is encoded by the coding sequence ATGATTAATAAACACATTTTGGGATTGATTCCTGCGCGTTTTGGCTCAACCCGTTTTCCGGGAAAACCTTTGGCAGATATAGGAGGCAAACCCATGATTCAAAGGGTGTACGAACAAACTAAGAAAGAACTTGATTTTGTTTACGTAGCTACCGATGATGAGCGAATTGAGAAGGCGGTTTTAAATTTTGGGGGTAAGGTAGTTATGACTTCAGTTGATCACCAAAGTGGTACCGATAGATGCGCAGAAGCATTTGAAAAAGTTCAACAATTAGAAAATATCGAGTTTTACGCTGTACTAAACATTCAGGGTGACGAACCTTTTATCAGCCCGGAACAAATTGGTTTGGTTGCAAAATGTTTTAATGATGAAAATACGCAATTAGCCACCTTGGTTAAGCCCATTGTTAAAACGGAGGATCTTTTTAATCCCAACAAACCAAAGGTAGTTATTAGTAAACAAAAGAAGGCTCTATATTTTAGCCGATCACCTATTCCTTATTTTCGATCAGAAGAAGAAAAGAATTGGGTTGATAAACACCAATATTTTAACCATATTGGCTTATATGGATATCGATCAGATATTTTAAGAGAAATTACTCAGTTGGCACTTGGTCAGTTGGAACTGGTGGAATCGTTAGAGCAATTACGTTGGCTCGAAAACGGTTACGAGATAAGAGTAGAGGAAACCAATGAGCAGGCTTTTGCTATCGATACACCTGAAGATCTTGAAAAATTACTTAAATCCGGATTAATTACCTAA
- a CDS encoding alpha-amylase family glycosyl hydrolase produces the protein MIKPNLLQTDPWLEPHTGEIVKRNDRFLNKLDDITEMHGGIGNYASKYQWMGLHQEKGEWVLREWAPNANAIYLIGEFSDWKPDPAYQFIRKDNGIWELHFPLEVLSHTDHYKLHVFWYGGDGHRIPSYVTRVIQDENTKMFDAQVWSPAESFQWTDSDFSISVDNFYPLIYEAHVGMASEEEKVASFSEFTNHILPHIKSLGYNTIQLMAIQEHPYYGSFGYHVSNFFAVSSRFGTPEELKELVNTAHQMGIAVIMDIVHSHSVKNELEGLSNFDGDRTQYFDQYDHPAWDSRCFNYNKDEVLEFLLSNCKYWLDEFHFDGFRFDGVTSMIYHDHGLGKDFTGYDDYFHGVTNDDALCYLTLANKLIHEVKPYAISIAEEMSGYPGLAGRIADGGIGFDYRLSMGVPDFWIKMIKEQSDENWNVGQIYHELSQHRIEEKTISYAESHDQALVGDKTIIFRLADKEMYDHMSTGWRHLVIDRAMALHKMIRLITIATASGGYLNFMGNEFGHPEWIDFPREGNGFSFKYARRQWALVKNTDLRFKQLNDFDVAFINLFSAENLLSKPLEHRFDNTHDQILAFSRGDYLFVFNFNPVQSFTGYGIPINAGKYKVVFTSDDEEYGGFNRIEAGQMYYTQCIDGGHHQLLLYIPARMVMVIKKQEIPRVY, from the coding sequence ATGATAAAACCAAACTTACTTCAAACTGATCCTTGGCTAGAGCCTCATACGGGTGAGATAGTTAAAAGAAACGATCGATTTTTAAATAAACTGGATGATATTACAGAGATGCATGGTGGAATTGGAAACTATGCTTCAAAATATCAGTGGATGGGGCTACATCAGGAGAAAGGGGAGTGGGTATTAAGAGAATGGGCACCCAATGCTAATGCCATCTATTTAATTGGAGAATTTTCGGATTGGAAACCCGATCCGGCTTATCAGTTTATCAGAAAAGATAATGGTATTTGGGAGTTGCATTTTCCTTTGGAGGTGCTTTCGCATACCGATCATTATAAGTTGCATGTTTTTTGGTATGGAGGAGATGGCCATCGTATTCCTTCATATGTAACCCGGGTGATACAGGACGAGAATACTAAAATGTTTGATGCCCAGGTATGGAGTCCAGCTGAATCTTTTCAATGGACCGATTCTGATTTTAGTATTTCTGTTGATAATTTCTATCCTCTTATTTATGAAGCCCATGTTGGAATGGCTTCTGAAGAAGAAAAAGTAGCCTCATTTTCGGAGTTCACCAATCATATTCTACCACATATAAAGTCGCTAGGATATAACACTATTCAGTTAATGGCTATTCAGGAACATCCGTATTATGGAAGTTTCGGCTATCATGTCTCTAATTTTTTTGCAGTTAGTTCTCGCTTTGGAACTCCCGAAGAATTAAAAGAGCTTGTTAATACAGCTCATCAAATGGGAATAGCTGTTATTATGGATATTGTTCATTCGCATTCAGTAAAAAATGAGTTGGAAGGATTAAGTAATTTCGATGGTGATCGCACTCAGTACTTCGATCAATACGATCATCCTGCTTGGGATTCGCGTTGTTTCAATTACAACAAAGATGAGGTATTGGAATTTTTACTGTCTAATTGCAAATATTGGTTGGATGAATTTCATTTTGATGGTTTCCGATTCGATGGTGTGACCAGTATGATTTACCATGATCATGGCTTAGGGAAAGATTTTACAGGATACGACGATTATTTTCATGGTGTAACCAATGATGATGCCTTATGTTACCTGACTTTGGCAAATAAGTTGATACATGAAGTAAAGCCATATGCAATTAGCATCGCTGAAGAAATGAGTGGTTACCCCGGATTGGCAGGTAGAATTGCTGATGGAGGAATTGGTTTCGACTATCGATTATCGATGGGGGTACCTGATTTTTGGATTAAAATGATTAAAGAGCAGTCGGATGAAAATTGGAATGTTGGTCAAATATATCATGAATTAAGTCAGCATCGTATTGAAGAAAAAACCATTAGTTATGCCGAGTCGCACGATCAGGCTTTGGTAGGTGATAAAACCATCATCTTTCGTTTGGCCGATAAAGAAATGTATGATCATATGTCTACTGGTTGGCGCCATTTGGTGATTGACAGAGCAATGGCCTTGCATAAAATGATTCGTCTTATAACAATTGCTACTGCATCGGGTGGTTATTTAAACTTTATGGGAAATGAATTTGGCCATCCCGAGTGGATTGATTTCCCAAGAGAAGGAAATGGTTTTTCATTTAAATATGCGCGTCGTCAGTGGGCTTTGGTGAAAAATACTGATCTTCGATTTAAGCAGTTGAATGATTTTGATGTTGCTTTTATCAACCTGTTTTCAGCCGAAAATCTTTTGTCGAAGCCATTGGAGCATCGTTTTGATAATACACATGATCAGATCTTAGCTTTTTCGCGTGGCGACTATTTATTTGTTTTTAATTTTAATCCGGTACAATCATTTACAGGGTATGGAATTCCTATCAATGCAGGTAAGTATAAAGTTGTATTTACTTCGGATGATGAAGAATATGGTGGCTTTAACCGGATTGAAGCAGGGCAAATGTATTACACTCAATGTATAGATGGTGGACATCATCAGTTGCTGCTATACATACCTGCCCGAATGGTGATGGTAATAAAAAAGCAGGAGATTCCCCGGGTATATTAA
- the ybaK gene encoding Cys-tRNA(Pro) deacylase, translated as MKKTNAIRLLEKQKIKYDTVEYKVDESDLSAATVAAKLGQNVEQVFKTLVLRGDKSGIFVCVVPGDEEVDLKKAAKISGNKKAEMIHMKELLPLTGYIRGGCTPIGMKKPYPNYIHSTCQQFEFIYISAGQRGMQIKINSDDLISFAKMTIGELV; from the coding sequence ATGAAGAAAACCAACGCTATTCGTTTGCTCGAAAAACAAAAAATAAAATACGACACAGTAGAATATAAAGTTGACGAATCGGATTTAAGTGCAGCTACTGTTGCTGCCAAGTTGGGGCAGAATGTTGAGCAGGTTTTTAAAACTTTGGTATTGCGTGGTGATAAGTCGGGTATATTTGTATGTGTAGTTCCGGGAGATGAAGAGGTAGATCTAAAAAAGGCAGCTAAAATATCGGGGAATAAAAAGGCCGAAATGATTCATATGAAAGAATTGTTACCACTAACAGGATATATTCGTGGTGGGTGTACCCCGATAGGTATGAAAAAACCTTATCCTAACTACATTCATTCCACTTGTCAACAATTCGAATTTATTTATATTAGTGCGGGACAGAGGGGAATGCAAATCAAAATTAATTCAGATGATTTAATTTCCTTCGCAAAAATGACTATTGGAGAATTGGTATAA
- a CDS encoding MarR family transcriptional regulator, producing MPFDFSKLTLVDLISEKHAQLRRKVEEIWKNQSDIDLSHNEWYLLSKIEQQSITISQAASIIGMSRQAMQKTVKKLELRGFIISKFQEGNKRDKYLQLTKLGDECCQKNTEIKNELELDLRQKLGEKEVDRLKQLFIEDWNKL from the coding sequence ATGCCTTTTGATTTTAGCAAATTAACTTTAGTAGACTTGATTAGCGAAAAACATGCGCAATTAAGAAGAAAAGTAGAGGAGATATGGAAAAATCAATCTGATATTGATTTATCACATAACGAATGGTATCTATTATCGAAAATTGAACAACAAAGTATTACCATCTCTCAGGCGGCGTCAATAATAGGAATGTCGAGACAAGCAATGCAAAAAACAGTAAAAAAACTAGAGCTTAGAGGTTTTATCATTTCAAAGTTTCAAGAAGGAAACAAAAGAGATAAATATCTACAGCTTACAAAATTAGGAGACGAATGCTGTCAAAAAAACACAGAAATAAAAAACGAACTTGAACTTGACCTGAGGCAAAAATTAGGAGAAAAAGAAGTGGATAGATTAAAACAGCTTTTTATCGAAGACTGGAATAAATTATAA
- a CDS encoding DUF2798 domain-containing protein — translation MGETRKQKQVFTLMMCFGMVLGMTTYNIILHTGLNINVFSLLIKELGFVFIIAFLLDNFIVGPFAKKQVFSRVGPETKTIVVILSIATTMVVSMVLIMSVFGSIVSEGFTLNALKVYPKTVLLNLIAALPLNLLVVSPIVRGLFVKIFPPKVVKA, via the coding sequence ATGGGTGAAACAAGAAAACAAAAGCAGGTATTTACATTGATGATGTGTTTTGGAATGGTATTAGGGATGACTACATATAACATTATCTTACATACTGGGTTAAATATAAATGTTTTCAGTCTTTTAATTAAAGAGTTAGGTTTTGTTTTTATTATTGCTTTTCTTCTAGATAATTTCATTGTTGGGCCTTTTGCAAAGAAACAAGTATTTTCAAGAGTTGGGCCTGAAACAAAAACAATTGTGGTTATTTTAAGCATTGCAACAACAATGGTCGTTTCCATGGTTCTTATTATGTCTGTTTTTGGTTCTATTGTATCAGAAGGTTTCACCTTAAATGCACTGAAAGTTTATCCTAAAACTGTATTGTTAAATTTAATTGCAGCATTACCATTAAACCTTTTAGTCGTTTCTCCTATCGTTAGAGGCTTATTCGTTAAAATTTTTCCTCCGAAAGTTGTTAAGGCATAG
- a CDS encoding DUF2809 domain-containing protein codes for MRYLHYSIRNFLATLFLMALGLFVRSSYITVPTSIEPYIGDIIWGAMVFFFFGTFLATISAKNRILVAITFSYLIEFSQLLKYNWLEHLRSYKIIALVIGYDYSTSDLICYTIGIGIAFLSELIFVKR; via the coding sequence ATGCGCTATCTTCATTATTCTATACGCAATTTTTTGGCAACCTTATTTTTAATGGCACTAGGTTTGTTTGTTCGATCGAGTTATATAACTGTACCCACATCCATTGAACCATACATTGGTGATATAATATGGGGAGCAATGGTTTTCTTTTTCTTCGGGACTTTTCTTGCTACGATATCTGCCAAAAATAGAATATTGGTCGCTATCACTTTTTCCTACTTGATTGAGTTTTCGCAATTATTAAAATACAATTGGCTTGAACACTTAAGGTCATACAAAATAATAGCCTTAGTAATTGGTTATGACTATTCAACAAGCGACCTGATTTGTTATACCATTGGAATTGGCATTGCTTTTTTAAGCGAATTAATATTCGTAAAAAGATAA